The Maridesulfovibrio salexigens DSM 2638 region GATTGGGGCGAGGATCCGGTCTGAACGGCGAACACGCTGAAAGCCCGAAAAGGGCCAGCATACAGATCGCGGTTAATTTCAACTTGAATGAGGACATATATTTTCTCCATTGCTTTCCATTTTCCATTCTAATACATGCAAAGGACCATAAGAGTATTAGTTTGATGCTAAAAGTTGTAAACAAATGTAAAAATACACCCTCATCCCCTTCCACCAACGGGTGGACACGGGTAACCTGAAAATATGGAACAACAATATCCCGTACTCATAGTTGATGATGATGCCAAACTCAGGGCACTGCTGACCCAGTACCTTGAAGGCTACGGTTATGAGGTCAGCACCCTTCCATCCGGTGAGGGAATCATTGAAGAAGTCAAGACTTCTTCACCTGCAATAGTAATCCTCGATATCATGATGCCCGGTAAGGATGGCCTTGAGGTGCTTCGCGATCTGCGTCCGCACTCGAATGTCCCGGTAATAATGCTTACCGCCAAGGGTGAAGATACCGACCGCATTGTCGGCCTTGAGCTTGGTGCTGACGACTATATTTCCAAACCGTTCAATCCACGAGAACTGCTGGCCCGCATCAAGGCAGTGCTACGCAGGGCCAAAGGCCCGGAGAACAACAATCCAAATTCAGGACAGATCAATGTAGCCGGGGTTGTTCTTCATGTGGCGCACCAGAAACTTGAAATTGAGGGAGATTCCCTTGAACTCTCTTCCACT contains the following coding sequences:
- a CDS encoding response regulator, with translation MEQQYPVLIVDDDAKLRALLTQYLEGYGYEVSTLPSGEGIIEEVKTSSPAIVILDIMMPGKDGLEVLRDLRPHSNVPVIMLTAKGEDTDRIVGLELGADDYISKPFNPRELLARIKAVLRRAKGPENNNPNSGQINVAGVVLHVAHQKLEIEGDSLELSSTEFKLLKALMDNPGRPMTRDDLMTSVWGKDFNAFDRSIDVHISKLRALFKPYPDHESRIKTVWGTGYMFVSE